One genomic segment of Paenibacillus xylanexedens includes these proteins:
- a CDS encoding DUF3139 domain-containing protein, with the protein MSKTFKITSLVILAFILGISCWAYFGLLGNPLKKNDAEQQVTTYLIEQKGYSPAQLIEVQGTYSSKSSEAPYGASVTFADELEAKYQYIIFNNGEIKQYSHTSDYPKHEEPMVR; encoded by the coding sequence ATGAGTAAAACTTTCAAGATCACTTCACTTGTCATCTTAGCATTTATACTCGGGATATCCTGCTGGGCTTACTTCGGACTGCTTGGTAATCCGCTCAAGAAAAATGATGCTGAACAACAGGTAACCACTTACCTGATTGAGCAGAAAGGTTATTCACCCGCACAGCTTATCGAAGTACAAGGTACCTACTCTTCAAAAAGCTCAGAAGCACCTTACGGTGCCTCAGTAACATTCGCGGATGAACTCGAAGCGAAGTATCAATATATCATTTTTAACAACGGCGAGATTAAGCAGTACAGTCATACCAGTGATTACCCTAAACATGAGGAGCCCATGGTGAGATAA